One genomic region from Eptesicus fuscus isolate TK198812 chromosome 4, DD_ASM_mEF_20220401, whole genome shotgun sequence encodes:
- the ITPRIPL2 gene encoding inositol 1,4,5-trisphosphate receptor-interacting protein-like 2, producing the protein MSVHYTLNLRVFWPLVTGLCTAFVCLYHVLRGSGGARAEPPDGADGGFPLLKISVLLLLGYILLRCRHAVRQRFLPGSPRLGGHSTFSPRHFQEPSLDILLESYYEHEVRLSPHVLGHSKAHVSRIVGELVRAGRARGSPGPIPGRTLALAFRGDFIQVGSAYEQHKIRRPDAFDVLVPLRLPPLVALEPRSLGAQPALAPAFHGCFVCALKAPPGASGGHWLRDCKPFAEGFCVDVRGRRHLSATLVLRWFQSHLQRSLATVRYSLEERCRVTLTPGGLEQPPTLHILPCRTDYGCCRLSMAVRLIPAVHLGDGVFLVAPPPPSSPVGPLSELPEGLRADALWGVNTARQEQKLLGWLQERAPPGACYLKCLQLLKALRDLGARGLDPRAATQWGRILSSYVLKTVLLAVLLYERAPEQGWDEAHLGKRMDQLVRFLRDCLLGRQTLFHCVLGPGGAAAEVGPLPKVLREAAPVDLLAAFDGHARELVAARLLSTWRRLPQLLRAYGGPRYLARCSPPRSQRPQHTQGFPKDEP; encoded by the coding sequence ATGTCGGTACATTACACCCTCAACCTGCGCGTCTTCTGGCCGCTGGTGACCGGCCTGTGCACTGCCTTCGTGTGCCTATACCATGTCCTGCGAGGGAGTGGAGGCGCCCGGGCCGAGCCCCCCGACGGCGCGGACGGTGGCTTTCCGCTGCTCAAGATATCTGTCCTGCTCCTCCTTGGCTACATCCTCCTCCGCTGTCGCCACGCTGTCCGGCAGCGTTTCCTGCCCGGGTCTCCCCGCCTGGGGGGCCACTCCACCTTCTCTCCAAGACACTTCCAAGAGCCCAGCCTCGACATCTTGCTGGAGAGTTACTACGAGCATGAGGTGCGCCTGTCACCGCACGTGCTGGGCCACAGCAAGGCACACGTGAGCCGGATCGTGGGCGAGCTGGTGCGGGCTGGCCGCGCTCGGGGGTCCCCAGGCCCTATTCCTGGGCGGACACTGGCCTTGGCCTTCCGCGGAGACTTCATCCAGGTGGGCAGCGCCTATGAGCAGCATAAAATCCGCCGGCCAGACGCCTTCGACGTTCTGGTGCCGTTGCGCCTGCCGCCGCTGGTGGCGCTGGAACCGCGGAGCCTGGGCGCGCAGCCCGCTTTGGCCCCAGCCTTTCATGGCTGCTTCGTGTGCGCACTCAAGGCGCCGCCGGGGGCCTCTGGGGGTCACTGGCTCCGGGACTGCAAACCCTTCGCAGAGGGCTTCTGTGTGGACGTGCGCGGGCGGCGCCACCTCTCGGCCACCCTGGTGCTGCGCTGGTTCCAGTCGCATCTGCAGCGATCCCTGGCCACCGTGCGCTACAGCCTGGAGGAGCGCTGCCGGGTCACCCTGACTCCGGGTGGCCTGGAGCAACCTCCCACCCTGCACATCCTGCCCTGCCGCACCGATTATGGCTGCTGCAGACTTTCCATGGCCGTGCGACTCATTCCCGCCGTCCATTTGGGCGATGGTGTCTTCCTCGTGGCTCCACCACCGCCATCCTCACCCGTTGGGCCCCTGTCGGAGCTCCCGGAAGGCCTGCGTGCAGATGCGCTTTGGGGCGTGAACACAGCCCGCCAGGAGCAGAAGCTGCTGGGCTGGCTGCAGGAACGGGCCCCTCCAGGTGCCTGCTACCTCAAGTGCCTGCAGTTGCTTAAAGCCCTCCGAGACCTGGGCGCCCGCGGGCTGGACCCAAGGGCTGCCACCCAGTGGGGACGCATCCTGTCCTCATACGTGCTCAAGACAGTGCTGCTGGCGGTGCTGCTGTACGAGAGGGCGCCGGAGCAAGGCTGGGATGAGGCTCACCTGGGCAAGCGCATGGACCAGTTAGTTCGGTTTCTTAGGGACTGTCTGTTGGGGCGCCAGACACTCTTCCACTGTGTCCTGGGCCCTGGCGGGGCAGCAGCTGAAGTGGGCCCACTGCCCAAGGTACTTCGTGAAGCCGCCCCAGTTGACCTCCTGGCTGCTTTCGATGGTCACGCCCGGGAACTCGTGGCTGCACGGTTGCTGTCCACATGGCGAAGGCTGCCCCAGCTTCTGCGGGCCTATGGGGGTCCCCGCTACCTTGCCAGGTGCTCTCCACCCCGGAGTCAGCGCCCCCAGCACACCCAGGGCTTCCCCAAAGATGAACCATAA